A window from [Limnothrix rosea] IAM M-220 encodes these proteins:
- a CDS encoding HD domain-containing protein — MALSDRFSEALVFAEKLHRNQARKGSGTPYVAHLLGVASTVLEAGGSEDEAIAALLHDAVEDQGGLQTRDLIQEKFGDRVTEIVMGCSDSVEGEIKLPWRERKVAYLNHLKTAPKSVRLVSMADKLYNLQSIVRDYRLVGEELWSRFRGKKEGTLWYYRELSKIFDPDHPLTQEFQRAIATLEDLIATKSP, encoded by the coding sequence ATGGCATTATCCGACCGATTTTCTGAAGCGCTCGTTTTTGCGGAAAAGTTACACCGTAATCAAGCCCGTAAAGGTTCCGGTACTCCCTATGTTGCCCATTTGTTGGGTGTTGCGAGTACGGTTTTAGAGGCGGGTGGGAGTGAGGACGAGGCGATCGCCGCGCTATTGCATGATGCTGTGGAAGATCAAGGCGGGTTGCAAACAAGGGATTTAATTCAAGAAAAATTTGGCGATCGCGTCACAGAGATTGTGATGGGCTGTTCCGATAGCGTCGAAGGGGAAATAAAATTGCCGTGGCGAGAGCGTAAAGTCGCTTATTTAAATCACCTCAAAACAGCGCCAAAATCTGTTCGACTCGTGTCCATGGCGGACAAACTCTACAATCTCCAGTCCATTGTGCGGGATTATCGTTTAGTCGGGGAAGAATTATGGTCGCGATTTCGTGGAAAAAAAGAGGGCACTCTTTGGTACTATCGCGAACTCAGTAAAATATTTGACCCAGACCATCCCCTCACTCAGGAATTTCAACGGGCGATCGCCACCCTCGAAGATCTCATTGCAACCAAGTCGCCATAG
- the miaB gene encoding tRNA (N6-isopentenyl adenosine(37)-C2)-methylthiotransferase MiaB — protein MTEPRQYHITTFGCQMNKADSERMAGILEDMGYQFSEDPNEADLVLYNTCTIRDNAEQKVYSYLGRQAKRKHSKPDLKLIVAGCVAQQEGESLLRRVPEVDLIMGPQHANRLQELLEQVDNGSQIVATEPIHIVEDITKPRRDSSVTAWVNVIYGCNEHCTYCVVPGVRGTEQSRYPEAIYAEMEELGRQGFKEVTLLGQNIDAYGRDLPGTTAEGRNKYNLTDLLYFVHDVPGIERIRFATSHPRYFTERLIKACHELPKICEHFHIPFQSGDNEVLKAMRRGYTHEKYRRIIDNVRKYMPDASISADAIVAFPGETEEQFENTLKLVEDIGFDQLNTAAYSPRPGTPAALWDNQLSEEVKSDRLQRLNRLVNQKAAERSERYAGRVEQVLVEGQNPKDPSQVMGRTSGNRLTFFEGDINELQGKIVAVKITEVRPFSLTGEPVDALVTA, from the coding sequence ATGACTGAGCCTCGTCAATATCACATTACCACCTTCGGCTGCCAGATGAACAAAGCCGACTCCGAGCGTATGGCAGGCATTTTAGAAGATATGGGATATCAGTTCTCAGAGGATCCCAACGAGGCAGATCTAGTGCTCTACAACACCTGCACTATTCGCGATAATGCAGAACAAAAAGTTTATTCCTATCTTGGTCGTCAGGCAAAACGCAAGCATTCCAAGCCTGATTTGAAGTTAATTGTTGCGGGCTGTGTGGCTCAGCAAGAGGGCGAAAGTTTATTGCGTCGCGTGCCGGAAGTGGATCTGATTATGGGGCCCCAGCATGCTAATCGTCTCCAAGAACTTTTAGAGCAAGTAGATAATGGTAGCCAAATTGTTGCCACAGAACCGATTCATATTGTTGAAGACATTACCAAACCCCGCCGCGATAGCTCAGTAACTGCTTGGGTGAATGTGATTTATGGCTGTAATGAGCACTGTACTTATTGTGTAGTTCCCGGTGTGCGGGGCACAGAGCAATCCCGTTATCCTGAAGCGATTTACGCGGAAATGGAAGAGCTAGGCCGCCAGGGCTTTAAGGAAGTGACACTCCTTGGTCAAAATATTGATGCCTATGGTCGCGATTTACCGGGCACAACGGCGGAAGGGCGCAATAAATATAATTTGACGGATCTTTTATATTTTGTGCATGATGTGCCGGGCATTGAGCGCATCCGTTTTGCCACTAGCCACCCCCGCTATTTCACGGAGCGTTTGATCAAAGCTTGTCATGAGCTACCGAAGATTTGTGAGCATTTTCATATTCCGTTCCAGTCTGGTGATAATGAGGTGTTGAAGGCAATGCGTCGCGGTTATACCCATGAAAAGTACCGTCGCATTATCGACAATGTGCGTAAATATATGCCGGATGCGTCCATTAGTGCCGATGCGATTGTGGCATTCCCCGGCGAGACAGAGGAGCAATTTGAAAATACCCTCAAGCTTGTTGAGGATATTGGTTTTGATCAGCTCAATACGGCGGCTTATTCCCCCCGTCCCGGTACGCCTGCGGCACTTTGGGATAATCAACTTTCTGAGGAAGTGAAGAGCGATCGCCTCCAACGACTCAATCGCCTAGTCAATCAAAAAGCAGCGGAACGTTCTGAGCGTTATGCGGGCAGGGTTGAGCAAGTTTTGGTGGAGGGTCAAAATCCTAAAGATCCCAGTCAGGTCATGGGGCGCACTAGTGGCAACCGTCTGACATTCTTTGAGGGCGATATTAACGAACTTCAGGGGAAAATTGTTGCGGTGAAAATTACTGAGGTTCGACCCTTTAGTCTCACCGGTGAACCTGTTGATGCTTTAGTGACGGCTTAG
- a CDS encoding M48 family metallopeptidase has translation MVRGSVKHLPQTTEIALDGEIHVVTLKWSDRRKTIQISINQEQQIIVHAPSQIKIAEIEDLLKKRTAWLLKNLQKVAESSVKRFVPQWVDGEKHFYLGEQYPLKLEYGDRLYFDLENSVFRVCILEFGDRHQIQFLMRRWYQRQAKTLFRERLDYWTEKTKPILELEQKNIPLRIRAMKTRWGSCSSLGRINLNLQLIQMPMSCLDYVIVHELCHFREMNHSKRFWSLVTQCMSDWQERRASLKQTAMATWLQ, from the coding sequence ATGGTTAGGGGTTCTGTTAAACATCTTCCGCAAACAACTGAAATTGCTTTGGATGGCGAAATACACGTTGTCACTCTCAAATGGAGCGATCGCCGCAAAACGATTCAGATTTCAATTAATCAAGAGCAGCAAATTATTGTTCATGCTCCCAGCCAAATTAAAATTGCTGAAATCGAAGATCTTTTAAAAAAGCGAACGGCTTGGCTCCTAAAAAATCTTCAGAAAGTTGCAGAATCTTCAGTTAAAAGATTTGTACCGCAATGGGTGGATGGGGAAAAGCACTTTTATCTTGGGGAGCAATATCCCCTCAAACTTGAGTACGGCGATCGCCTCTATTTCGACTTAGAAAATAGTGTTTTTCGAGTTTGTATTTTAGAGTTCGGCGATCGCCACCAAATCCAGTTTTTAATGCGTCGTTGGTATCAGCGGCAAGCGAAAACTTTATTTCGAGAGCGGTTAGATTACTGGACAGAAAAAACAAAACCGATTCTAGAGTTAGAGCAAAAAAACATTCCGCTCAGGATTCGGGCAATGAAAACTCGGTGGGGCAGTTGCAGTAGTCTTGGTCGCATTAATCTCAATTTGCAACTGATTCAAATGCCAATGAGTTGTCTGGACTATGTGATTGTCCATGAGCTGTGTCATTTCCGCGAGATGAATCACAGTAAGCGCTTTTGGAGCCTCGTGACGCAATGTATGTCTGACTGGCAAGAGCGCCGAGCATCACTCAAACAAACTGCTATGGCGACTTGGTTGCAATGA
- the pipX gene encoding transcriptional coactivator PipX, with protein sequence MNTESYFNHPTFGMLFLICELEDNEELFTTLYAQRLFFLVQHGKTNMTFEPITRMDARMKVEQRLRKVRRFGSPEEIQSLQALYKRTFQ encoded by the coding sequence ATGAATACAGAATCTTATTTTAATCACCCAACTTTTGGGATGCTTTTTTTAATTTGTGAGCTAGAAGATAACGAAGAATTGTTCACCACACTCTACGCTCAACGATTATTTTTCCTAGTGCAGCACGGCAAAACAAATATGACCTTTGAACCCATTACGCGCATGGATGCTCGCATGAAGGTAGAGCAGCGTTTACGTAAGGTTCGTCGTTTTGGATCCCCAGAGGAGATCCAATCACTCCAAGCGCTATACAAGCGAACTTTCCAGTAA
- a CDS encoding YggS family pyridoxal phosphate-dependent enzyme codes for MSDSIARQIEALSQQLPPSTKLIAVSKTHSIEKIRAAYHAGIRDFAENRLQEALAKQEELADLSDIRWHFIGHLQKNKAKKAIAHFDWIHTIDSLALAQKLNSYAEALGRSPKFCLQVKPLPDPNKFGWDIKQLSRELPELAKCQSLKIQGLMTILPLGLTPDGATAAFKTVYNLQKQLNQNPAFPFELKELSMGMSGDYSQAIEAGSTMIRVGSAIFGQRQ; via the coding sequence ATGTCTGATTCTATTGCTCGCCAGATCGAAGCGCTCTCCCAGCAGCTCCCGCCATCAACGAAGCTAATCGCCGTTAGTAAGACCCATAGTATTGAAAAAATCCGTGCAGCCTACCATGCAGGTATTCGTGATTTTGCTGAAAATCGTCTGCAAGAGGCTTTAGCAAAACAGGAAGAACTCGCTGATCTCTCCGATATTCGCTGGCACTTCATCGGCCATCTGCAAAAAAATAAAGCGAAAAAGGCGATCGCCCACTTTGACTGGATCCATACCATCGATAGCTTAGCCCTCGCCCAAAAACTCAATAGCTATGCCGAAGCTTTAGGGCGATCGCCCAAATTTTGTTTGCAAGTAAAACCTTTGCCAGATCCCAATAAATTCGGTTGGGACATTAAGCAACTATCCAGAGAATTACCCGAACTCGCCAAATGTCAGAGCCTAAAAATTCAAGGTTTAATGACAATTTTACCTTTAGGTTTAACGCCCGATGGCGCGACAGCAGCCTTTAAAACCGTTTACAACCTACAAAAGCAACTGAATCAAAATCCAGCATTTCCCTTTGAACTTAAAGAACTATCCATGGGCATGTCCGGTGATTATTCCCAAGCGATTGAGGCGGGCAGCACAATGATTCGAGTGGGTAGTGCTATTTTCGGGCAACGGCAGTAA
- a CDS encoding cell division protein SepF → MFTKLRDFLGFNETEEFEEYYEEEVDGTDYAALYPADTPAPLVEEEKSRPRRLRENPTVASDFGMNSNSAPRSNVIGMPGVNNGLSEVVVCEPHSFEEMPQVIQSLRERRSVVLNLNMMDPDEAQRAVDFVAGGTYAIDGHQERIGDSIFLFTPNCVQVTNQSGVVHEAPVQPTAPRTATPAPAWNEEMAPVAQAQ, encoded by the coding sequence ATGTTTACAAAGTTACGTGATTTTTTGGGCTTTAACGAGACCGAGGAATTCGAGGAGTATTACGAAGAAGAGGTTGATGGCACTGACTATGCAGCCCTTTATCCTGCTGACACTCCGGCTCCTCTAGTCGAAGAAGAAAAGTCCCGTCCTCGTCGTCTCCGTGAAAACCCCACTGTAGCTTCTGATTTTGGCATGAACTCTAATTCCGCTCCCCGCAGTAACGTTATCGGTATGCCCGGCGTTAACAACGGTTTGTCCGAAGTTGTTGTTTGTGAGCCCCACTCCTTTGAGGAGATGCCCCAGGTGATTCAGTCCTTGAGAGAGCGTCGTTCTGTGGTTCTCAACCTCAATATGATGGATCCAGACGAAGCGCAACGTGCCGTCGATTTTGTGGCTGGTGGCACCTATGCGATCGATGGTCACCAAGAGCGTATTGGCGATAGTATCTTCCTCTTCACCCCCAACTGTGTTCAGGTGACGAATCAGTCTGGCGTTGTTCATGAAGCTCCTGTTCAGCCTACTGCTCCCCGCACAGCGACTCCTGCTCCCGCTTGGAATGAAGAAATGGCTCCTGTTGCTCAGGCTCAGTAA
- the proC gene encoding pyrroline-5-carboxylate reductase encodes MAVKFGMIGGGVMGEALLSRLLKQGLYRPSDVVVSEPVAARRDYLQQEYGVSVTASNGDAASATDVLMLAIKPQIFDKVTAELQSKGLMERPLVLSILAGVALDKLSAGFEGYPVVRVMPNTPAIVGQGMTAIAPSDLVLPEQVELAKQIFAAVGEVVEVPEYLMDAVTGLSGSGPAFVALMIEALADGGVASGLPRPIAQQLALQTVKGTAELLQDSGLHPAQLKDRVTSPGGTTIAGVATLEANGFRSAVIEAVKAAKQRSEELGQ; translated from the coding sequence ATGGCTGTTAAATTTGGGATGATCGGTGGCGGGGTGATGGGGGAGGCTCTACTATCTCGATTGTTAAAGCAGGGTTTATATAGACCGTCTGATGTGGTGGTTAGTGAGCCTGTCGCCGCGCGGCGGGACTATTTACAGCAGGAGTATGGTGTTTCTGTTACGGCAAGTAATGGAGATGCAGCCTCTGCCACTGATGTGCTCATGTTGGCGATTAAACCGCAAATTTTTGACAAGGTAACGGCTGAATTGCAGTCAAAGGGGCTGATGGAGCGTCCTCTTGTTTTGTCGATTTTGGCGGGGGTTGCCTTGGATAAGTTAAGTGCTGGATTTGAGGGTTACCCGGTGGTGCGGGTGATGCCTAATACTCCGGCTATTGTGGGTCAAGGGATGACGGCGATCGCCCCCAGTGATTTAGTGTTGCCAGAGCAGGTGGAGTTGGCAAAGCAAATTTTTGCGGCGGTCGGTGAAGTGGTTGAAGTGCCAGAGTATCTCATGGATGCGGTCACGGGTTTATCGGGATCGGGTCCGGCATTTGTGGCGTTAATGATTGAAGCTTTAGCCGATGGTGGTGTTGCCTCTGGTTTGCCCCGCCCCATTGCCCAGCAGCTTGCCCTGCAAACTGTTAAGGGCACAGCAGAGCTGTTACAGGATTCTGGTTTACACCCCGCCCAACTGAAAGACCGTGTGACGAGTCCCGGCGGCACAACGATTGCTGGTGTTGCTACCCTAGAGGCAAATGGTTTTCGTTCGGCCGTGATTGAAGCGGTTAAAGCGGCCAAACAGCGTTCTGAAGAATTAGGTCAATGA
- a CDS encoding MEKHLA domain-containing protein, with the protein MEEPWLQPEAIAQVQLILDNYRHWFKEDLIPRDVVPAEQARILFHAPFVVLSHNTQADPIYNYGNNTALTLWERSWDELLVMPSSQSAAPTAEIQNARNQLLQNSREMGYITDYSGVRYSKSGRRIRIENVKVWDLLDTSDQYRGQAAVFSKWTFLD; encoded by the coding sequence ATGGAAGAACCTTGGCTACAACCTGAGGCGATCGCCCAAGTCCAGCTAATCCTAGACAATTACCGTCATTGGTTTAAAGAAGATTTGATCCCACGGGATGTTGTCCCCGCGGAGCAAGCTCGTATTTTGTTTCATGCACCTTTTGTGGTGTTGTCCCACAATACTCAGGCTGATCCGATTTATAACTATGGCAACAACACGGCATTGACCCTCTGGGAGCGGTCTTGGGACGAGCTATTAGTCATGCCTTCTAGTCAGTCAGCCGCGCCAACGGCGGAAATCCAGAACGCTCGGAACCAACTCTTGCAAAATAGTCGTGAAATGGGCTACATCACTGATTATTCGGGGGTTCGCTATTCAAAAAGTGGTCGGCGCATCCGGATTGAAAATGTTAAGGTCTGGGACTTACTCGACACATCAGACCAATATCGGGGTCAAGCTGCGGTATTTTCTAAATGGACATTTTTAGATTAG